The genomic window GAATCACCATTCGAAGGTTACGCCGGTCCGTTGACGGAGACCGTATTGATGGGTAACCTGATCTTACGCAGCTATAATATCCGGGAACAAGTGAAACATAACGACTCGATCTACGGAGAACGCGAGGGCTTTATCTATCCGGGAAGAAACAAAACTTTCCAGTGGGACGGAGCGAACATGCGTATCACCAACTTCGAGCAAGCGAACCAATTCATCAAGCGGAAATACCGCGATGGATGGGAAGATCTCAAGTTATAAAAGCGAACAACAATGGGATGAGACGGGGCACACCCCGTCTCTACAACTAGATAATTTACTTAAATAACTATACAAAGATGAAAAAGATTTATAGCAGTATTATGGCCGTAGCCTTATTCGCATCGGCTCTATCATGTACCTCTGGCAACAATAACAATACGAACAATGCCGGAACGCAAACCGCCCAAACCCAAGCCCTCGATAGCGATGGTATCCCTACGGGAGGCGAGTGGATCACCATGTTCGACGGGAAAACCTTGAACGGATGGCGCGGCTATTGCCGTCAGGATGTACCCCTAGGTTGGGTGGTTGAAGACGGATCGATCACCTATAAAGGTAGCGACAATAAGGCAGACACGGGCTTCGGCGACTTGATCTACGACAAGAAGTTCAAAAATTTCGTTTTCGAGATCGAATGGAAGATCGACAAGGCCGGTAATAGCGGTATCTTCTATACTGCGCAAGAAATTGAGGGTACACCTATTTATTACTCCAGCCCAGAATATCAGTTACTCGACAACGAGAATATGCCGGACGCATGGGAAGGTTGCGACGGTAACCGTCAGGCCGGTGCCGTATATGACATGATTATGCCGGATCCACAACCCGTAAAACCGTACGGAAACTGGAACAAGACGAGAATCGTTGTCTATAACCAACGCGTGATCCATTACATGAACGACGTGAAAATTCTGGAGTTCCAATTTGGTACCCCGGTATGGCGCGCGTTAGTGGATCATAGTAAGTTCAGCAAGTTCAGCACGAGTCCGGAGAAATGCCCGGAAGCTTACGACTTGATGCTACAATGCGGAAAACAACCGGGTTACATCGGTATGCAAGACCACGGTTATGGTGTTTGCTTCCGCAATATCCGAATCAAAGAGCTCTAAAATCGTATGAGAATAGAGATTTGTCAATCTTATGAGGCATTAAGCCTTAAGGCAAAAGAGATTGTTACCTCAGAGTTAGGGCAGCACAAGGCACTTACGCTTTGTGCCGCCACTGGGGGCTCTCCTACCCGGATGTATGAGTTACTGGTAGAGGAAGCCGGTCGCCAACCGGAATTATTCTCCCAATTCACGGTACTAAAGCTCGATGAATGGGGAGGAATCCCGATGGATCACCCGGGTACGTGCGAGTCGTATCTACGGAACTATTTCGTAGGTCCGCTTCAAATCCCGGAAGACCGGTATATAGCGTTCCAAAGCGATCCGGAGAACCCTGAGGCGGAATGTGAGCGGATCCAACAGATACTGGACCAAAAAGGCCCTATCGACATTTGTATATTAGGAATAGGGATGAACGGCCATATCGCCTTGAACGAGCCGGCTCCTTCCTTACATACGAATTGCCATGTGGCTCATCTGTCCCAGAAATCCTTGCAACATCCCATGATCGCCGGGGATATGGAGAAACCGGGATACGGACTGACATTGGGCATGGCGAATATCTTTCAGTCACGCCTGATTATCCTTCTTATCAACGGGATAAAGAAAAGGGAGATTACTCAAGCTTTCCTTGAACAGAAGATCTCGACGGAGTTGCCGGCCTCCTTATTGTGGCTGCACCCGAACGTGATTTGCCTGATCGACAGGGAAGCGGCGCATAGTTCTAATTAAGCTTTTACAATTATCATGAAATACGCTATCGCATTAGACATTGGAGGAACAAGCATAAAATATACTCTTGTGAACCAGAATGGCGACATTCTTTACGAATCGTCGGAAACCACACAATCAAAAGAGAATCCACGCCCATTATCCGATACCATAAAAAGTATCGTACGGAAAATGACAGACTACGCCCGTTCCCGGGACTGGGGGATTTACGGAATTGGCATAGGTGTACCTTCCGTAGTAGATAAGGGGGTGGTTCTCTTTGCCAATAATCTTCCTGAACTGGACAACCAACAATTGGATCTTGCGTTAGCGGAATTTAATCTACCGGTATTCATCGACAACGACGCAAACCTTATGGGGTTGGGCGAGGTGATATATGGGGCGGCTAAGGGCCTCTCCGATATCGTTTTCTTGACGGTGGGTACCGGCATAGGGGGCGCCTTGTTCTTGAACGGCCGGCTTTATGGCGGCTACCGGAACCGGGGCACCGAACTTGGGCACTTAATTATTCATGGTCTGAATGGGAATCAATGTACTTGCGGAGCGTCCGGTTGCCTAGAGGCACACGCTTCCGTAAGTGCGTTGATCGCCTTATATCGGCAATTATTGGAGAAGAACGGACGGGAGATACCTTCCCGTATCGATGGAAAATATATAGTAGAGCGCTATAAAGCTCAAGAGAAAGAGGCCGTACTCGCTATGGAGGATCATTTCCGGAATCTGTCCCTAGGCGTAGCGAGCCTTATCAACATTTTCGCTCCGCAAAAGGTGATTATCGGCGGAGGCATTTCGGAATCCGGAGATTTCTACATTAATAATATACGGGAACAGGTCTGGAAATTCGTGATGAAGGAAACCTCGTACTTCACGACTATCGAACTTGCCCGATTAGGAAATAAGGCCGGATGCCTCGGGGCGGCGGCATTGGTGTTTAATCATTGAATCTATCTATCATGAATAAGAATAATTGGATCGTACTCCTCATCTTGTGTATTTGGTTTGTCATTTCTTTTGTTACCAATATATTAGGCCCTATGCTACCGATGATTATCGATAGTTTTGGGCTGAGCCTGACATTGGCCGCATTCTTGCCGTTCTCGTTTTTCTTGGCATATGGCATCATGTCCATCCCGGCAGGAATGATCATCGAGCGTTTCGGGGGAAAGATTTCCTTATTGGTCGCTTTCAGTCTGACGTTTTTGGGTGCGGGGCTTTTCGTCATGTTCCCGACCTACCCTATCGTATTGACCTCCCTTTTCGCTATCGGTCTGGGCATGGCGATGCTACAGGTGATTATATTGCCCTTGATGCGTGAGGCGGGCGGAGAGAAAAAATATGCCTTTAATCAGGTATTGGCCCAGATCGTATTCGGGGCCGCTTCTTTCATGAGCCCGTTCGTCTTGGCCGGGCTTATGCGGAAATTAACCGGTGAGGATCCGGCGAACGACTTCTTCATCCGTTTCCTCAAAGGGATAACGCCGGAGAGCTTACCTTGGAGCTCGCTCTATTTTATCTTTACGATTGTTTTTGTCATCATGTTAGTGGTTATCTCTTATGTCAAATTCCCGAAAGTAGAATTAAAGGAAGATGAGAAGGCGGGAACGGTACAGAATTATAAAGAATTACTCAAGCAAAAACAAGTTATATTCTATTTCTTGGGGATTATCGCTTATGTGGGAACCGAGCAAGGATTGGCGAATTGGATGAGTCTTTTCCTGAATATGTATCATGGGGTCAGCCCGGAAGGAGCCGGGGCTACTACGGTTGCTTGGTTCTGGGGATTGATGTCCATCGGCTGCTTGTTGGGATTGGTGATCGTAAAGTTAATCGACTCAAAGCTGATGTTACGTATTTTCTCGATGATAGCGATCCTTAATTTATCGATAGCGCTCTTCGGTCCTACGCAAGTAGCGATTATCGCTTTCGCTTGTTGCGGCTTCTCGATCTCGATCATGTTTTCGGTGATATTCGCCTTAGCCCTTAACTCCGTGGATAAGCATCATGGGGCTTTTTCCGGTATCTTGTGTACGGGTATTTTCGGTGGGGCATTGATTCCGTTCATCATTGGTGGACTTGGAGATCTGATCGGGTTGCGCTATTCCATGTTTTTCCTATTTATCACGCTGGGCTATATCTTGAGTATTTCCTATTGGGCAAAACCATTGGTCAAGAATGAGACCGTCAGTCTTAAGGAATTGTTGAAGTAGTTAAACCGTACAAAATAAATATGTATATCTTTGGCCTATAAAATTATCATCCATGAAAAAAGAATCAATCTACCTCGTTCTGGCATTTTTTATACTTTGCGCTCACTCTTTATATGCGAATAAAAGCGTGCGGTTGGCTTCTCCAAACGGAAAGATCAAGTTTTCCTTGGCTTTGGATAAGAATAGCCCGGTATACAGCGTAACATTTAATAAGCAGACCTTGATCCAAGACTCCCCATTGACGCTGACTTTCGATAATGGGGCGTTCGGGGAAAATGTAAAGATCAACAAACCCGTGTTCAGTACGAAGGAAGAGACCTACGAATTGATCGTTGGTAAGGCGAAACATATACATAGCCTTTCCAAAGAGGTAATCATCCCGCTAGAGGAAACCGTTCAGCCTTTTCGCAAGATTAATCTGGTCTTGAGGGCTTTCGATGACGGTATCGCCTTCCGCTATGAGTTTCCGAAGCAAAAAGGATGGGATTCGTATATCATGTATGACGAGGGAACCACCTTCAACCTACAAGGGAATCCGAACGTAACCACTTTATTCCTCCCCAACTACCAAAGTTCCCACGAAGGTAAATATACGGTCACAGATTATGCCGACATGGATAATAAACGATTGATGGATATGCCCGCCCTATTCTCTTTCCCGAACCATGTTTATATGGCGATTACCGAGGCGGCGGTTCGTGATTACGCCGGTATGTACCTATGGAAAGAAAACGGGACTCTTCTCGGGAAACTATCACCTAAACTGGGACAAGAGCGTATCAAGGTAGAGGCATCCCTACCCCATCAATCTCCTTGGCGGGTCTTGATGATCAGTGATCAAATCGGTTCCTTGATAGCGTCCAATATCCTTACGAATCTCAATGAGCCTTGTAAGATAGAGGATACGTCTTGGATTAAGCCGGGTAAGACTACTTTTACGTGGTGGAACGGAAATGTCGTTCCGGATACGACTTTCCTTGGCGGAAACAATTTCCCCACGAATAAATATTACATTGATTTCGTAGCCCGTAACGGATTGGATTATCACTCGATCTACGGGAACGCCGAGCAAGCTTGGTATGACGAGGATGGAGCCGGATTCGGTTCTCCGGGTCCTAAAGCGGACATCTTGAAAGTCGTTCCGAGCCTCAATATGCAGGAGATTTGCGATTACGCCAAGAGTCAAGGCGTACGTATCCATTTATGGACCAACTGGAAACCTCTGTACGCAAAGATAGACGAGGCTTTCGCCCAATTCGAGAAATGGGGAATCGCCGGCATGATGATCGATTTCATGGATCGAGACGATCAGGAGATGATCCGCATCCAAGAAGAGTTCTTGGCGAAGGCGGCTAAGCATCATCTATTCGTGCAATTCCACGGAGCTTGCAAGCCGTCTGGATTGAGCCGTACCTATCCCAACGAGTTCACCCGCGAGGGTACGCTTAATTACGAGCATTGCAAATGGGATAAGGATACCGACGCAGATCATGACATCCATATGCCTTTTACCCGTTTATTAGCGGGAGCGACTGATTATCATTTAGGAGGTTTCCGCTCTTTGCCAAGGGATAAGTTCAAGAACCAAGAACGTAACCCTTACGTAATGAGTACCCGCTGCCATATGTTAGCGATGTACGTGGTATTAGAGAGCTATCTCGGCATGATTTGCGATACGCCGGAGGCTTACGAGGGACAACCGGGATTCGAGTTCCTGAAAGCCGTGCCTACGACTTGGGACCAAACAGTCGTTCCGAACGCTTCCGTCAATGAATACGTAACGATCGCCCGCAAAAAGGGAGAGGATTGGTTTGTCGGTACGATCAATAACAGCCACGCACGCAGTATCGATGTAGACCTCAAGTTCTTGGATAAGGACAAGAAATATAAGATAACGATCTATAAAGATGCTGAAGATACGAATATAGACTCGAACAAACTCGTAAAAGAGGTTAAGGAGATCACCTACAGGGATAAAATCACCCTTCCGCTGGCCTCCGACGGAGGATCGGTCTTTCATATTCAACCCATCTGACACAATCCACCCACTGCAACCCGGGTTGCAGTGGTACTGCAAGGCTGATGCAGTAATACTGCAACGCCCATACAGTAACGCTGCAACGCCCGTGCAGTAACAAGACACAAAGCTTTCGGATAAAAGCAAGTATTGGAGGAACCGGAACAATTGATTACTTTTGTGCTCAAAAATAGATAAATGAGTTACAATTGGAATACACGGACGGAACTTTTGTTCGGAGCGGAGCGTATGGAGCGCTTATCCCGTAGCCATGTATTGGTAGTTGGCCTAGGAGGTGTGGGAGCTTATGCCGCCGAGCAGATTTGTCGGGCCGGAGTAGGAAAGATGACGATCATAGACGCCGATACGGTAAACGAGAGTAATATCAACCGCCAATTGCCCGCCCTTCATTCCACCCTAGGGATGCCGAAAGCCGAGGTCGTGGCCAAGCGTTTGCTCGATATCAATCCCCAGTTGCAACTAACCGTCCTGAATGAATTCCTGCGAGACGAGCGGACGGAGGAGGTACTCCTATCGGCCCCTCTCGATTTCGTGGTAGATGCCATCGATTCCCTAAGTCCCAAGGTATACCTGATGTACCAAGCATATATCCATAAGATCCCCATCGTGTCCTCCATGGGGGCGGGCGCTAAGGTAGACCCGTCCTTGGTACGGATTGCGGATATCTCCAAGACAACCAATTGCGCCCTAGCGAAAGCGGTGCGGAAACGGTTGCGTCCTCTAGGCGTAAGCAAGGGGATTCCCGTCGTATTTTCCACCGAGTTCGCCGATCCGGACGCCGTGATCGAAGTTGAAAACGAAACATGTAAACGTACGACCACGGGAACGGTCTCTTATATGCCGGCAACGTTCGGTTGTTTCCTTGCCTCGCACGTTCTAAGAAACTTGATATGATACAAACCGAAGGAATAACGAAAAGTTTCGGAGCCTTACAAGTATTGAAAGGCATCGACCTCACGATAAACAAGGGCGAGGTTGTCGCTATCGTAGGCCCTAGCGGGGCGGGTAAGACAACCTTGTTGCAAATCATCGGCACGCTCGACGCACCGGATAGCGGGCGGCTGGTTATCAATGGCACGGAGACAAGACGATTGGGCGATAAGGAATTGGCGGCTTTCCGCAACCGGAATATCGGCTTCGTCTTCCAGTTCCATCAATTATTGCCGGAGTTCACGGCCTTGGAAAACGTGATGATCCCAGCCCTGATCGCCAAGGAGAAATCGGCCATAGCCGAGAAGCGGGCGAAAGAGATGCTGGACTTCTTGAAACTCTCCGATCGTATGGCACACAAGCCCGCCGAGCTATCCGGCGGAGAAAAGCAACGGGTAGCGGTAGCCCGTGCGCTTATCAATAACCCGGCGGTTATCCTCGCCGACGAACCTTCGGGAAGCCTCGATACCAAGAACAAGGAAGAATTGCACGCCCTCTTTTTCGAGTTAAGAGACCAGATGAACCAGACGTTCGTCATCGTGACGCATGACGAACAGCTGGCCACAAACACGGATCGGGTGATCCATATCAAGGATGGAGTGGTAGAAACGAACTAACAACAAGGGGGTGCGGTTCTAAGTGAACCGCACCCCCTTGTCTATTATAGCGGGTTTATTTACAATACCCGTAGTTTCACCGTCTTTTGGTCGTGGGCGATTTCCGCACGGATAATGTAGATGCCTGCCGGGAGATCGAACGTATAAGTCGGACGGGCGGGATATAAGGTACGTACCAAACGACCCATCGGCGTAAACACCTGTATCCGCTTCAACGCCTCACCGGCACCGGCCACCACCTTGCCCGGCACGGCCGAATAGACGGAGATAGACGCGGCATCGGCTATCCGCTCATTGCCGGTAGGCAGACCGGAACGCAAGAAGTAACGTCCGTGGCTGCCGCCATCCAAGCGGAGGGTATGGCTGTCGCCCGTCAGCTCCGTACTCTTGCGGGTCACGGCATCGTACAGGTAAAGCGTCTCCACCCAATCGCCGATACCCTCTATCGTCAGCGTGACCTCTCCTTTTCCCTTGCCGGCATATACGCCGAGGGGCACCAAGTCGATCTGTCGCGCCACGTTCACGCCTACGGCACGAGTCCCGGCGATGGTGTACACCTGCGGGATCTCCTCCAGCTCCGTATCCAGCAAGATCACGGCATCCTTATCTGCCTCATAGCTATTCGTAGCATCATCCTGCCGCATCAGCAAGGCCGTGCTACGATATGCATCCCGCTCCGCTGTCAGCCTCAATACCGGGTTTTTGGCCGTAGCGGTACGTAAGGAAGAAGAGACCTTCTCCGACTCTCCTTGCATCATGGAGGGATCGAAATGAACCACCTTCAGATCGGCACCGGTTGCCGTACCTTCCGCTTTCGTTTGAGCCGCATCTTTCAGCTCTACGAAGAAGGCTTGCATGGAGGCGATAACGGCTCCGGATGTAGCATCAGTAACATTTCCACCTTCCCATGCCACATCAGGTGTACCGACAACAAGCCCCTCCTTCACATCCAATGTCCAATATTTTTGCTCTAAGATAGCCTCATTCTCTTTCAAGAAACGAACGATATCCAACGGATACATATAAGGATTACCCAACAGGAAGTGCTTGCCGTCACCATCAGCAATAACACGGACGGTTCCATTATCCGTATTCCACCAATCTTCCGTTCCATTCACATCTGTCAATACCACCTTGATCGACTTGTTATCTGCCAGTTTACCAGCATTGATCCGATTTGCTAAAGTCGGGGCTTTGGTCATGGCGGCTCTCAATGTAGCGCTTTTCGCATCCGGTTTCCACGGTTCATATTTGTAGGAGTCATCCGCTTTCGGCAGGCGTACCAATACTTTCTCACCTAAGCCGGTCGCATTCTTCTTTTCTACGCTGGCATAGAATCCCTTTCCTAAAGCGTAGGGCACATTCACATCGTTATATTCACGGCTCCAGTTGGATTGGACTACCTCGTAATGAGTTGTATCCAAACCATTCTCCGGAAAAGAAACTATTTGATCTGCTTCGCTCTTCGGCACGTACATCGTGATCGCCTTGTCCCAAGCTTTCTGGTAGAAGGCTGGGGCTTGGCGGTCGTTGTCAGCCGTGCTGTAGGTGATATCGGCGAAAGCATAGGTGTTCTGACGGCCCGTGTTCTTCACGGTGTACATATCGCCGGCGAATACGCTTTGCAGGGGCGATGCCATCCAATATTTCGCGTCAGGTGTCATCTCGAATTCCACACGGGCAGTGTCGTACGTCAGGAATTGCTGACGGCGTAACTGCGCCTCGGGTTTGAAATAGATAGCCTTTACCTTATTTATATAGTACGGAGCTACGATAAGTCCTTTATCATTCTTATTTACCGCCATATCGTATTGGATATATTGGGTAGCCTTTGTTTTAGATGTCGTATCAATTCCTTGCAGTAAATTCTTATCCTCTTTCAAGTCTTCCAATTCCAGTGTCTGCCCTCCCGGGATCGTGATACGGGTGAAATGAAGCGGGGCGAAGGCGGCAGTCACAAGATCATTACCGTTGGCATCCTTTTTGCTTTCTCCCGTTTGATCTATATACAAATCCCCTTCCGT from Parabacteroides distasonis ATCC 8503 includes these protein-coding regions:
- a CDS encoding ABC transporter ATP-binding protein — encoded protein: MIQTEGITKSFGALQVLKGIDLTINKGEVVAIVGPSGAGKTTLLQIIGTLDAPDSGRLVINGTETRRLGDKELAAFRNRNIGFVFQFHQLLPEFTALENVMIPALIAKEKSAIAEKRAKEMLDFLKLSDRMAHKPAELSGGEKQRVAVARALINNPAVILADEPSGSLDTKNKEELHALFFELRDQMNQTFVIVTHDEQLATNTDRVIHIKDGVVETN
- a CDS encoding 3-keto-disaccharide hydrolase — translated: MKKIYSSIMAVALFASALSCTSGNNNNTNNAGTQTAQTQALDSDGIPTGGEWITMFDGKTLNGWRGYCRQDVPLGWVVEDGSITYKGSDNKADTGFGDLIYDKKFKNFVFEIEWKIDKAGNSGIFYTAQEIEGTPIYYSSPEYQLLDNENMPDAWEGCDGNRQAGAVYDMIMPDPQPVKPYGNWNKTRIVVYNQRVIHYMNDVKILEFQFGTPVWRALVDHSKFSKFSTSPEKCPEAYDLMLQCGKQPGYIGMQDHGYGVCFRNIRIKEL
- a CDS encoding tRNA threonylcarbamoyladenosine dehydratase produces the protein MSYNWNTRTELLFGAERMERLSRSHVLVVGLGGVGAYAAEQICRAGVGKMTIIDADTVNESNINRQLPALHSTLGMPKAEVVAKRLLDINPQLQLTVLNEFLRDERTEEVLLSAPLDFVVDAIDSLSPKVYLMYQAYIHKIPIVSSMGAGAKVDPSLVRIADISKTTNCALAKAVRKRLRPLGVSKGIPVVFSTEFADPDAVIEVENETCKRTTTGTVSYMPATFGCFLASHVLRNLI
- a CDS encoding galactosamine-6-phosphate isomerase, giving the protein MRIEICQSYEALSLKAKEIVTSELGQHKALTLCAATGGSPTRMYELLVEEAGRQPELFSQFTVLKLDEWGGIPMDHPGTCESYLRNYFVGPLQIPEDRYIAFQSDPENPEAECERIQQILDQKGPIDICILGIGMNGHIALNEPAPSLHTNCHVAHLSQKSLQHPMIAGDMEKPGYGLTLGMANIFQSRLIILLINGIKKREITQAFLEQKISTELPASLLWLHPNVICLIDREAAHSSN
- a CDS encoding MFS transporter; the protein is MNKNNWIVLLILCIWFVISFVTNILGPMLPMIIDSFGLSLTLAAFLPFSFFLAYGIMSIPAGMIIERFGGKISLLVAFSLTFLGAGLFVMFPTYPIVLTSLFAIGLGMAMLQVIILPLMREAGGEKKYAFNQVLAQIVFGAASFMSPFVLAGLMRKLTGEDPANDFFIRFLKGITPESLPWSSLYFIFTIVFVIMLVVISYVKFPKVELKEDEKAGTVQNYKELLKQKQVIFYFLGIIAYVGTEQGLANWMSLFLNMYHGVSPEGAGATTVAWFWGLMSIGCLLGLVIVKLIDSKLMLRIFSMIAILNLSIALFGPTQVAIIAFACCGFSISIMFSVIFALALNSVDKHHGAFSGILCTGIFGGALIPFIIGGLGDLIGLRYSMFFLFITLGYILSISYWAKPLVKNETVSLKELLK
- a CDS encoding ROK family protein, translated to MKYAIALDIGGTSIKYTLVNQNGDILYESSETTQSKENPRPLSDTIKSIVRKMTDYARSRDWGIYGIGIGVPSVVDKGVVLFANNLPELDNQQLDLALAEFNLPVFIDNDANLMGLGEVIYGAAKGLSDIVFLTVGTGIGGALFLNGRLYGGYRNRGTELGHLIIHGLNGNQCTCGASGCLEAHASVSALIALYRQLLEKNGREIPSRIDGKYIVERYKAQEKEAVLAMEDHFRNLSLGVASLINIFAPQKVIIGGGISESGDFYINNIREQVWKFVMKETSYFTTIELARLGNKAGCLGAAALVFNH
- a CDS encoding glycoside hydrolase family 97 protein — translated: MKKESIYLVLAFFILCAHSLYANKSVRLASPNGKIKFSLALDKNSPVYSVTFNKQTLIQDSPLTLTFDNGAFGENVKINKPVFSTKEETYELIVGKAKHIHSLSKEVIIPLEETVQPFRKINLVLRAFDDGIAFRYEFPKQKGWDSYIMYDEGTTFNLQGNPNVTTLFLPNYQSSHEGKYTVTDYADMDNKRLMDMPALFSFPNHVYMAITEAAVRDYAGMYLWKENGTLLGKLSPKLGQERIKVEASLPHQSPWRVLMISDQIGSLIASNILTNLNEPCKIEDTSWIKPGKTTFTWWNGNVVPDTTFLGGNNFPTNKYYIDFVARNGLDYHSIYGNAEQAWYDEDGAGFGSPGPKADILKVVPSLNMQEICDYAKSQGVRIHLWTNWKPLYAKIDEAFAQFEKWGIAGMMIDFMDRDDQEMIRIQEEFLAKAAKHHLFVQFHGACKPSGLSRTYPNEFTREGTLNYEHCKWDKDTDADHDIHMPFTRLLAGATDYHLGGFRSLPRDKFKNQERNPYVMSTRCHMLAMYVVLESYLGMICDTPEAYEGQPGFEFLKAVPTTWDQTVVPNASVNEYVTIARKKGEDWFVGTINNSHARSIDVDLKFLDKDKKYKITIYKDAEDTNIDSNKLVKEVKEITYRDKITLPLASDGGSVFHIQPI